The genomic interval ATGAAAGATCTATCGCCTTTGCTGTTTCGCCCCTTGAAGCCAAAATTTTCCTGACAGCAAGATACTCAAGAAATTTTTCCTTCCATTCTTCCCTCTTTGAAGGAAATGAAATGAATATTCTGTCCTTGCCTGTCACCGCTTTCAGCCTGTCGGGATTGCCTATGTCAACCTCAACTATCTGATCATGAAATACATTTTCCCTGTTAAAAAGGTTCTTGATTGCAAAGGCGTCGTCGAATTCCGCCCTATCGATCACGTCGCCCGGACGAAAACCGCCGCTAAATCCCGTTACCATGAGAAATCCGTCCGAATCGGATGCCTTCCCTAAAATTATTCCGTCCCTGCTCACCAGGTATTTTTCCTCCCCTGCAACTATTACAGCTTCCGCTTTCCTTACTGCCACTGTAACGGCCAATGTCGACGGGAGTTCCTTTTCGAACGAAACCGATTCGAGCCACGGGTTTTGCAGGATGATCTCGGAGACGGCATCAAGATCGGTCATAAAGATATTGCCTCGCAGACTCCCTGCGGCTTTGCCGAGAATGTCGCTGACTGCTATCATCTCGTTTCCGATTACTTTCACTTTCTTGATAATAAATACCGGGTGCGTAACCGCCACATGATAACAAGCTGTCAATATCAAAGCCGTGACAGTAAAGAGAACCAGCTGCATAAGGAATTTCCCGAAAATTCCCGGCCCCTCCTGTTTTGCCGCAGCCAGATGCACTCTTTGAGAACCAAGGGCGCTCTTGTATTTTGGCAATTCTGAGATCCTGTCAGTCCGGATCTTGTTTTTCACCAATGTCCGCATCATATATTTCCTGCCGTTATTATTTCGCGCTGAAGGGATATCCCCCTCTTTTCCTTGACCGTCGTTTCGACTTTCCTTATCAACTCCATTACCTGAGCGGCGGTCGCGTTGCCTAGATTGATAATGAAATTGGCATGCTTTTCACTGACCATCGCGTCGCCAACTTTTTCTCCCTTGAAGCCAAGTTCTTCAATAATCTTTCCCGCATATTCGCCCGGAGGATTTTTAAAGATAGAGCCTGCCGAAGGGTAGTTCAAAGGCTGGCTGTTCTTTCTTTTTTCGTACAAGGCCATCATCGTTTCCTTTATCTCTTTTTCAATACCTCTCTCCAGCACGAATGAAGCCGCAATAATCACCGCTCCTTTTGGCAAAGAACTCTCCCTGTAAGAGAGAGAGAGGTCTTTTGCGTCAACCGTTTCATATCTGTTGTTTACAAGGAGCCGCACCCTGGACAATACATCTTTCACTTCTTTCCCGTTGGCCCCCGCGTTCATCACTACCGCGCCACCCACTGTGCCGGGTATGCCGAAAGCAAATTCCATCCCTTTCAATCCAAGCCGGGAAACTTTTCTTGCAAGCGCGGTAAATCCATATCCGCTACCCACAGTCACTTCCACAGCCCCGTCCTCCAACTGAGTCGATTCAAACTCGCACATCCCTTTCATGGATATCACTACCGGTACCCCTTCATCCGAAACAAGCATGTTTGTTCCGCCGCCAAGCAGAAGCGCATTGTTGTTTTCATCAAACAGGGCAGCAACTTCCTCTTCGCTGTCTGGAATAAAAAACAGACCTGCGTTACCCCCAATCCTGATGGACGTGTGGTTTTTAATCGGTTCATTTTTTCGAATTGTTTTCATTTTCCAGATACTTCTCTCCCTGGAGGAAGACGTTTCCCGCTCCAAGCGTTAATAATATGTCACCTTTCTTAAGGTTTTTATTCAGCCACTCTACGGAATCATCGACCGACTCCAGCAGGTGCACGTTCTTATGCCCATTTGCGATCGCACCATCGGATATCAGATTCGAACTTATTCCCTGTATAGGCTTTTCGCTGGCGGCGTATATCGGAAGAACTGCCAACACGTCCGTGTCAGAAAACGATTCCGTAAAACCGTTCAGGCAATCCCGTGTTCTCGTATATCTGTGAGGCTGAAAAAGAGTTACTAATCTTCTATCGCTGAACGCTCCTCGCAATCCCTTCAGTGTCGCTTTTATTTCATTCGGATGGTGGCCATAATCATCGATTACCTTCACACCGTTCTTTTCACCTTTAACCTCAAGACGTCTGGCGATACCGGAAAAGTCGTTCAACGCTTTCTTGATAGTTTCAAAATCGATCTCAAGTAGCAATCCCGTCTGTATCGCAGCCAGGGAGTTCAATACGTTATGCCTACCGGTAAGATTCAGCTGAACCTTTCCCATCGGCCTTCCGTCTTTTACCAAGGTGTAACTGCTTCTCAATCCATCCTGTGCGTAATCTGTAGCCGAGAGATCACAATCCTCTGAAAATCCGAACGTGATGAACCGTTTGTTCATCCGGGGCGCAAAGGAACTCAATACTGGATCGTCTCCGTTCGCAATGGTAGCCCCGAAAAACGGAACATTGTTGCAAAACTCCATGAAAGCTTCGTGAAGCTTCTTTTCTGTGCCGTAGTAGTCGAGATGCTCGGCATCAATGTTCGTCACTACAGCGACTATCGGCGCAAGATGCAAAAAGGAACCGTCCGATTCATCCGCTTCCGCTACAAGATATTCGCCCCTGCCGAGCTTTGCGCCCGATTCAAAACGCTTCACCCTCCCGCCTATAACGACAGTTGGATCAAGGCCCGCTTCAACAAGTATCGCGGCTACAAGAGTGGATGTCGTGGTTTTGCCATGCGCACCTGCCACGGCTATCCCCTCTTTCATTCGCATCAGTTCAGCGAGCATCTCTGCGCGCGGGATTACTGGTATCCTCTTCCCGATGGCGGTAACCACCTCAGGGTTGTCCGGCTGAACAGCGGAGGAAACCACTAGAACCTCCGCGTCGCCTACATTTTCGGAGGCGTGCCCTATAAATATTTTAGCTCCGAGTTTTTCAAGCCTGTAGATAACATCCGAGCGGGTGATATCCGAACCCTGCACTTTGTGTCCCAGATTCAAAAGTATCTCCGCTATCCCGCTCATGCCGGAACCGCCTATTCCAACAAAATGAATTATCCGAGGTTTATTCAGCCCCATGTTCCCTCCAGTGCTTCGCATATCCCTCGCGCGATGGTCTCACCCGCGAAAGGCTTTGCCAGTTCCCTTGCGTTCGCCGACATTAATTCAAGTTTCTTCGCATCAGTGATCAGTTCCCTTATTTTCGAGGAGACCGACTCTCCGGAAAGTTCGGCGTTATCAAGATAGATTGCGGCGCCTTCATCGGAGAGAGATAACGCGTTCAGCTTTTGATGCCCACCTGCTCCCGGATACGGGACGAGTATTGAAGGCAAACCTGAGAGCGTCAGCTCGGCGCATGTCGACGCGCCGGCCCGACAGAGAGCGAGGCTCCCTTTACTCATGATTTCCGCAATGTTTTCAAAATAGGGCTGAACATGCGCACTGGGAAATATCTTTTCATACGAACTTTTCACCGATTCGAAATCAAGCTTTCCGGTCTGATGATAGATCGTGCACCCGATATCCTTTATCAGCGGGAGCGCTTCCACGACAGCATTGTTTATCGAGCGGG from Nitrospinota bacterium carries:
- a CDS encoding FtsQ-type POTRA domain-containing protein, which gives rise to MMRTLVKNKIRTDRISELPKYKSALGSQRVHLAAAKQEGPGIFGKFLMQLVLFTVTALILTACYHVAVTHPVFIIKKVKVIGNEMIAVSDILGKAAGSLRGNIFMTDLDAVSEIILQNPWLESVSFEKELPSTLAVTVAVRKAEAVIVAGEEKYLVSRDGIILGKASDSDGFLMVTGFSGGFRPGDVIDRAEFDDAFAIKNLFNRENVFHDQIVEVDIGNPDRLKAVTGKDRIFISFPSKREEWKEKFLEYLAVRKILASRGETAKAIDLSFKNQVVVVRGGQENEPLRKEKNNFTL
- the murB gene encoding UDP-N-acetylmuramate dehydrogenase, whose protein sequence is MKTIRKNEPIKNHTSIRIGGNAGLFFIPDSEEEVAALFDENNNALLLGGGTNMLVSDEGVPVVISMKGMCEFESTQLEDGAVEVTVGSGYGFTALARKVSRLGLKGMEFAFGIPGTVGGAVVMNAGANGKEVKDVLSRVRLLVNNRYETVDAKDLSLSYRESSLPKGAVIIAASFVLERGIEKEIKETMMALYEKRKNSQPLNYPSAGSIFKNPPGEYAGKIIEELGFKGEKVGDAMVSEKHANFIINLGNATAAQVMELIRKVETTVKEKRGISLQREIITAGNI
- the murC gene encoding UDP-N-acetylmuramate--L-alanine ligase, whose amino-acid sequence is MGLNKPRIIHFVGIGGSGMSGIAEILLNLGHKVQGSDITRSDVIYRLEKLGAKIFIGHASENVGDAEVLVVSSAVQPDNPEVVTAIGKRIPVIPRAEMLAELMRMKEGIAVAGAHGKTTTSTLVAAILVEAGLDPTVVIGGRVKRFESGAKLGRGEYLVAEADESDGSFLHLAPIVAVVTNIDAEHLDYYGTEKKLHEAFMEFCNNVPFFGATIANGDDPVLSSFAPRMNKRFITFGFSEDCDLSATDYAQDGLRSSYTLVKDGRPMGKVQLNLTGRHNVLNSLAAIQTGLLLEIDFETIKKALNDFSGIARRLEVKGEKNGVKVIDDYGHHPNEIKATLKGLRGAFSDRRLVTLFQPHRYTRTRDCLNGFTESFSDTDVLAVLPIYAASEKPIQGISSNLISDGAIANGHKNVHLLESVDDSVEWLNKNLKKGDILLTLGAGNVFLQGEKYLENENNSKK